One window of Rhodopirellula islandica genomic DNA carries:
- the flgN gene encoding flagellar export chaperone FlgN produces MEATIDRRFALLELLLELTVQQEAAISEGHMNELMRVLSQKQRAVEQLVQASEQLKNVRTERGDSHPVSDEHRQRNTKCDEMHRELMAREQASEQMLSENRDEVASQLQQNEGAKRAAKGYDQTNRGASSGGSTLDLSQ; encoded by the coding sequence ATGGAAGCCACCATCGATCGCCGGTTTGCATTGCTGGAACTGCTGCTGGAACTGACCGTTCAGCAGGAAGCCGCCATCTCAGAAGGCCACATGAATGAGCTGATGCGTGTGTTGAGCCAGAAGCAGCGGGCGGTGGAGCAACTCGTGCAGGCGTCCGAGCAACTCAAGAATGTACGAACGGAACGCGGCGACTCGCATCCTGTGTCAGACGAACACCGCCAACGAAACACGAAGTGCGATGAAATGCACCGTGAATTGATGGCGCGTGAGCAGGCCAGCGAACAAATGCTGAGCGAAAATCGAGACGAGGTTGCGTCTCAACTGCAGCAAAACGAAGGTGCCAAACGAGCAGCCAAGGGTTACGACCAAACGAATCGCGGGGCGTCGTCAGGGGGAAGCACTCTGGACCTGTCGCAGTAG
- a CDS encoding tetratricopeptide repeat protein: MAKPDETKTQDAIPPSSRSKTTVASLAFVTMFTMVGFAYMFSILAGGREIDAPQTLNLASAQYVAGNIVVAGDLAARAKLNEKNEAERKLYPMQQFLIGAGTYARANQAVSLRDRHEQMEKALPYLQRAYSLGFPEGRDAEGHQMLGGTLNAIGRHEQAASHLKQAVDIDLTLRGELLPLLARSLASSISAKPDEALRTIVAHLNESGLDNRRRSEAEILRIELLNQLRRHDDALPVIARVEEDIAEDLSLQKPWAMQLQDQLSLQRGLARVGRIIDTLPSSISAKIIAGIPIVADRELPEESQAELKDVIRVLDQLQREADPKVAGSARLLVAQSYLLLNDPDLALARLTQTRQQRPFDARGLEGGISEMELLASRAMGDDVVQTARYLVREIGQSQYLDFPEIARESVTQRIIDAIAMLRGAGQFSPAADTATATAPVLGLASSFSQAGMAYRDWGEATLEAGMGPGGELSREASELARERFRSAGDAYAAAAKEQFDTDEYVSTLWLAIESYQRGRHFSRSAALLEDYLRYEDRGRIPRALVAHGRALLADGNPKAAIESLQTCIIEYERDPMRYDARLLAAQAAADLGDRQRAREWLEANLNDGQLTPQSPAWRDSLLTLGEMLFAEGLSQTLKARELTRDKRIEALRESRPTLELAMRRLDEAVQRYWPEPRTQTAAYSLARGHLLATELPEIELTSTELQDTARRGLSQKANSRRQAALDQFAMLANYLQNQQRDSDLSDKQRALLRNSLIGQADTLRDMNRFAEAADAYRDMAIRYMNEPASLEAFLGQSQMMRKIGRVREADLLIRQADVVLSRIGAQWDNEFDKVTRYDRAGWERYLAWMVERLDQGAQLTNQTAP, encoded by the coding sequence GTGGCTAAACCTGACGAAACCAAAACACAAGACGCGATTCCGCCGAGCAGCCGGTCCAAGACCACGGTCGCCTCGCTGGCGTTCGTGACGATGTTCACGATGGTCGGCTTCGCCTACATGTTTTCCATTTTGGCGGGCGGACGAGAGATCGATGCCCCTCAAACGCTGAACCTGGCATCTGCCCAATACGTCGCTGGAAACATCGTCGTGGCTGGCGATCTGGCAGCACGTGCCAAATTGAACGAAAAGAACGAAGCCGAAAGGAAGTTGTATCCCATGCAGCAATTTCTGATCGGAGCGGGAACCTATGCGCGAGCCAACCAAGCGGTTTCGCTTCGGGATCGCCACGAACAAATGGAGAAGGCACTGCCCTATTTGCAGCGAGCCTATTCGCTGGGCTTCCCTGAAGGCCGAGACGCCGAAGGTCACCAAATGCTAGGTGGAACCCTGAACGCCATCGGGCGCCATGAACAGGCTGCCAGTCATCTGAAGCAGGCCGTCGACATTGACCTGACCTTGCGAGGGGAACTGCTCCCCTTGCTGGCCCGTTCGCTGGCCTCTTCCATCTCAGCCAAACCCGACGAAGCCTTGCGAACGATTGTCGCTCACCTGAATGAATCCGGGCTGGACAATCGCCGTCGAAGCGAAGCTGAGATCCTCAGGATTGAACTTCTCAATCAACTGAGACGACACGACGACGCACTTCCCGTGATCGCTCGCGTGGAAGAGGACATCGCAGAAGACCTCTCATTGCAAAAGCCGTGGGCAATGCAATTGCAGGATCAACTGAGTCTGCAACGTGGGTTGGCTCGAGTCGGCCGGATCATCGACACACTCCCCAGTTCCATCTCCGCGAAAATCATTGCGGGCATTCCAATTGTGGCTGATCGAGAGCTGCCGGAAGAGTCTCAGGCGGAGCTCAAGGACGTGATTCGCGTGCTAGACCAACTGCAACGCGAAGCGGATCCCAAGGTCGCTGGCAGCGCACGACTGTTGGTGGCACAATCCTACTTGCTGCTCAATGACCCAGATCTCGCACTCGCGCGACTCACTCAAACTCGGCAACAACGCCCCTTCGATGCTCGCGGCCTGGAAGGTGGCATCTCAGAGATGGAATTGCTGGCCAGCCGCGCAATGGGCGATGATGTGGTGCAGACCGCTCGCTACCTGGTGCGGGAAATTGGACAGAGCCAATACCTGGACTTCCCTGAGATAGCGCGTGAAAGCGTCACCCAGCGAATCATCGATGCGATCGCGATGCTGAGAGGTGCAGGGCAATTTTCACCCGCGGCCGACACTGCAACGGCCACCGCTCCGGTGCTCGGATTGGCCAGCTCATTCAGTCAAGCAGGAATGGCCTACCGTGACTGGGGCGAAGCCACCCTGGAAGCCGGCATGGGACCGGGCGGAGAACTTTCTCGAGAGGCATCGGAACTGGCTCGCGAACGTTTTCGCAGTGCGGGCGACGCCTACGCCGCGGCGGCAAAGGAACAATTTGACACGGACGAATACGTCTCCACCTTGTGGCTGGCAATCGAGTCCTATCAGAGAGGACGGCACTTTTCACGCAGTGCCGCACTGCTCGAGGACTACTTGCGATACGAAGACCGTGGGCGAATCCCACGCGCGCTGGTCGCCCACGGACGTGCCTTGCTGGCCGACGGAAACCCCAAGGCCGCGATCGAATCACTGCAGACCTGCATCATCGAATACGAACGCGATCCGATGCGGTACGACGCTCGACTGCTGGCCGCTCAAGCTGCGGCGGACCTGGGTGACCGACAGCGAGCGAGAGAATGGCTGGAAGCGAATCTCAACGACGGGCAACTGACACCACAAAGCCCCGCCTGGCGAGATTCCTTGCTGACACTGGGGGAAATGCTGTTCGCGGAAGGCCTGTCACAAACACTGAAAGCTCGCGAACTGACACGGGACAAACGCATCGAAGCGCTGCGAGAGTCTCGCCCCACGCTGGAACTGGCGATGCGGCGACTGGACGAAGCGGTCCAACGATACTGGCCTGAACCGCGAACTCAAACGGCCGCCTACTCACTCGCCCGCGGGCATTTGCTCGCGACCGAACTTCCGGAGATTGAACTGACGTCAACGGAGCTGCAAGACACAGCCAGGCGGGGGCTGAGCCAAAAGGCGAACTCACGCCGACAAGCAGCGCTCGACCAGTTTGCGATGCTGGCGAACTACCTCCAGAACCAGCAGCGAGACAGTGACCTGAGCGACAAGCAACGAGCCCTGCTTCGTAATTCATTGATTGGCCAAGCAGACACACTGCGAGACATGAATCGGTTCGCCGAGGCAGCGGACGCCTACCGCGACATGGCAATCCGATACATGAACGAACCAGCTTCGCTGGAAGCCTTTCTGGGGCAGTCACAAATGATGCGAAAGATCGGGCGTGTTCGCGAAGCGGACCTGCTGATTCGCCAAGCGGACGTGGTTCTCAGCCGAATTGGCGCCCAGTGGGACAATGAGTTCGACAAAGTCACGCGTTACGACCGAGCGGGCTGGGAACGCTACCTGGCGTGGATGGTTGAACGACTGGACCAGGGCGCTCAGCTGACCAATCAAACAGCCCCCTGA
- a CDS encoding DUF1559 domain-containing protein: protein MRTASRKIPHGFTLVELLVVIAIIGVLVGLLLPAVQAAREAARRMSCSNNFKQIGLAMHNYHSAYKQLPEHQGGTHGTGTNAWSAATGNNRLDLSCLVGLAPFFEQQALWEQISNPYQVTEGTTGVGNIYAPMGPWPGRPLNSATNAAGGFYGPWMTSLPMLRCPSDPGVGLPGQGRTNYGPSLGDSTDTTWGGYRNRTNGVATTNSSYQSRVRASQRGFFRNQQKSAFRDILDGLSNTIAFGEIVTDLGDNDTRTHSVDAAVNLLNIGGNTSCEQFIDPERPQFWLSSAPKVGSSEQTRGMKWAYGSPVSQQVFTILTPNSPLCINNTNIVSIATCPMGSRHQGGCHVLMGDGAVKFITDSIDAGNANRGQVGAHAQHNDPESVPGAESPYGLWGALGTRSSKEIISGEF, encoded by the coding sequence ATGCGAACTGCGTCTCGGAAGATCCCCCATGGTTTCACCTTGGTAGAACTGTTGGTTGTCATCGCCATCATTGGTGTTCTTGTTGGGCTTCTCTTGCCCGCCGTCCAAGCTGCTCGGGAAGCAGCACGTCGAATGAGTTGCAGCAACAACTTCAAGCAAATCGGCTTGGCGATGCACAACTACCATTCGGCTTACAAGCAACTTCCCGAACATCAGGGCGGAACCCACGGCACGGGAACCAATGCTTGGTCGGCCGCAACGGGAAACAACCGTTTGGATCTTTCTTGCTTAGTGGGTCTGGCCCCCTTCTTCGAGCAACAAGCTTTGTGGGAGCAAATCAGCAACCCGTATCAGGTGACCGAAGGCACCACTGGGGTCGGTAACATCTACGCACCGATGGGACCTTGGCCAGGACGTCCACTCAACTCGGCAACCAACGCGGCGGGCGGCTTTTATGGCCCTTGGATGACCAGCCTTCCGATGCTTCGTTGCCCCAGCGATCCCGGCGTTGGACTGCCCGGGCAGGGACGAACCAACTACGGTCCCAGCCTCGGTGATTCCACCGACACGACCTGGGGCGGCTATCGCAACCGAACCAACGGCGTTGCGACTACGAACTCGTCTTACCAGTCTCGTGTCCGCGCCTCACAGCGTGGTTTCTTTCGCAACCAACAAAAGAGTGCTTTTCGCGACATCTTGGATGGTCTCTCGAACACCATTGCGTTTGGTGAAATCGTGACTGACCTGGGTGACAACGACACACGAACCCATTCGGTCGATGCTGCGGTCAACCTGCTCAACATTGGCGGAAACACTTCTTGCGAACAGTTCATTGATCCAGAACGCCCTCAGTTTTGGCTCAGCTCCGCACCCAAGGTCGGTAGCAGCGAACAAACTCGCGGCATGAAGTGGGCCTACGGCAGTCCTGTCAGCCAACAGGTCTTCACGATCCTGACGCCCAACTCGCCGTTGTGCATCAACAACACCAACATCGTTTCCATCGCGACCTGCCCCATGGGTAGTCGTCACCAAGGTGGATGCCATGTTTTGATGGGTGACGGTGCTGTCAAATTCATCACCGACTCGATCGATGCGGGCAACGCAAACCGCGGACAAGTCGGTGCACACGCCCAGCACAACGATCCCGAATCCGTCCCCGGGGCGGAAAGCCCTTACGGTTTGTGGGGTGCACTCGGCACTCGCAGTTCCAAAGAAATCATCTCAGGAGAATTTTGA
- a CDS encoding glycosyl hydrolase family 95 catalytic domain-containing protein, translating to MILSTVRRRFSKLIALAPWGLASLVWLGSVPSGVAQTVQVETSEQVSDSGAIPTYELAESIDWPTFLDACDLRRDTMPRAWDEAPFTGNGEQGTLVYQLDNQTIRFDVGCSAAHDHRPWQEDDLSEKHVEVLNRGRHFIGHLELRLPADITSGTTRIELWNAQATGTIRSENGIVTWTAITHATEPVIHCELQADGALTDAEFVYVARPPKNPRAVRGKSERAEPHPDPVISKTDDGIELVVQNLIAGGQTAVAWTTRREAGRTRLWLSVQHSFPDGNASERVVDAVRTAVAADHESWINQHRTWWHNYYPQSFLSTGSEFWNSFYWIQQYKLACATRDKGWIIDNQGPWLQPTAWNATWWNLNAQLSHEGGYTANRRGTVSALRQKLHENQEHLIQNVAEPYRHDSAGLGRTSSGWDLVGHVGQPGGRPKMDPRIGAECANLLWALHNVDLEYRYWCDESIRDQTLFPLLKRAVNYYRHFLTRDENGVWHLPKTYSPEYRLAEDCTYDLDFLRWGSQRLLELAEEKGLSEDQEPLLPVWRDLADNLVQVQTNETGRAIGRDVWLTGGHRHWSHLMAIYPLRTITPESEEDRELIERSLQHWRSFGRGIAGYSYTASSCMASLLGDGDSALEFLEQLRPYLRPNTFYSEIGLPVMETPLHGATAIQEMMLQSHHGRLAIFPAVPSAWPSVQFGHLRGEGGYLVSGRMEDGKCRWVLIESTQGGSVDIALPEGTYQWCKNELPAKEFSADKLSKANTMKLESAKGDRYLFWPVGEPLPELR from the coding sequence ATGATTTTATCTACTGTTCGTCGCCGTTTCTCCAAGCTCATTGCTCTGGCCCCCTGGGGGCTGGCAAGCCTCGTATGGCTGGGGAGCGTTCCATCCGGGGTGGCTCAAACGGTCCAGGTTGAGACGAGCGAACAGGTCTCGGATTCGGGGGCGATCCCAACCTATGAACTGGCGGAAAGCATCGACTGGCCGACATTTCTCGACGCCTGTGATTTGCGTCGCGACACCATGCCGCGTGCTTGGGACGAAGCGCCGTTCACTGGCAACGGGGAACAGGGCACGCTGGTTTATCAGCTCGACAACCAAACGATTCGGTTTGACGTGGGGTGCTCGGCCGCGCACGACCATCGGCCTTGGCAAGAGGACGATCTGTCCGAAAAACACGTCGAGGTGCTCAATCGCGGGCGACACTTCATCGGGCACTTGGAACTTCGGTTGCCCGCCGATATCACCAGCGGCACGACTCGGATTGAGTTGTGGAACGCTCAAGCGACCGGGACGATTCGCTCGGAGAACGGCATCGTGACATGGACCGCCATCACCCATGCGACCGAACCCGTGATTCATTGTGAATTGCAGGCAGATGGCGCACTGACGGATGCCGAATTCGTTTACGTGGCTCGACCACCAAAGAACCCGCGAGCCGTTCGAGGCAAATCGGAACGTGCTGAGCCACATCCGGATCCGGTGATCTCAAAGACGGATGATGGGATCGAGCTGGTGGTCCAAAACCTGATTGCGGGCGGCCAGACAGCGGTGGCCTGGACCACTCGACGTGAGGCCGGCCGGACGCGGTTGTGGTTGAGCGTTCAGCATTCTTTCCCCGATGGGAACGCATCGGAACGTGTGGTCGACGCCGTGCGGACCGCCGTTGCGGCTGATCACGAAAGCTGGATCAACCAGCACCGAACGTGGTGGCACAACTATTACCCACAAAGCTTTCTCAGCACGGGATCCGAGTTTTGGAATTCCTTTTACTGGATTCAGCAATACAAGTTGGCCTGTGCCACCCGTGACAAGGGATGGATCATCGACAACCAAGGACCATGGTTGCAACCGACCGCTTGGAATGCGACATGGTGGAACTTGAACGCCCAACTCTCACACGAGGGAGGCTACACGGCGAACCGTCGAGGCACCGTGTCAGCGCTTCGGCAAAAGTTGCATGAAAACCAAGAGCATCTGATTCAAAACGTGGCGGAGCCATATCGTCATGACTCGGCGGGATTGGGGCGGACCTCCTCCGGCTGGGATTTGGTGGGGCATGTTGGACAGCCCGGCGGACGTCCCAAGATGGATCCCAGGATTGGTGCTGAGTGTGCCAATTTATTGTGGGCGTTGCACAACGTTGATTTGGAATACCGTTATTGGTGCGACGAATCGATCCGCGATCAAACGTTGTTCCCGTTGCTGAAGCGAGCCGTCAACTATTACCGGCATTTTTTGACACGTGATGAGAACGGCGTCTGGCACCTTCCCAAGACCTACAGCCCTGAGTACCGATTGGCGGAGGACTGCACTTACGACTTGGATTTCTTGCGTTGGGGCAGTCAACGTTTGTTGGAACTTGCCGAAGAGAAAGGTCTGTCGGAAGACCAGGAACCGTTGTTGCCTGTTTGGCGTGACCTAGCGGACAACTTGGTCCAGGTGCAGACCAACGAAACCGGCCGAGCGATTGGACGCGACGTGTGGCTGACCGGAGGGCATCGTCACTGGTCGCATTTGATGGCGATCTATCCGCTGCGGACCATCACACCTGAATCAGAAGAGGACCGAGAACTGATCGAACGCAGTCTTCAGCACTGGCGTTCGTTTGGTCGAGGCATCGCAGGGTATTCCTACACGGCGAGTTCCTGCATGGCATCGCTGCTCGGTGACGGCGACTCCGCACTGGAATTCTTGGAACAACTGCGGCCTTATCTCCGGCCCAACACGTTCTATTCGGAGATTGGTTTGCCGGTGATGGAAACTCCGCTACACGGAGCGACTGCGATTCAAGAGATGATGCTGCAGAGTCATCATGGCCGGCTGGCGATCTTTCCTGCGGTTCCATCGGCTTGGCCCAGCGTTCAGTTCGGGCACCTGCGAGGCGAAGGAGGCTACCTGGTCAGCGGACGCATGGAAGACGGCAAGTGTCGCTGGGTCTTGATCGAATCCACACAGGGTGGAAGCGTTGACATTGCCCTGCCGGAAGGCACCTATCAGTGGTGCAAGAACGAGCTGCCAGCGAAGGAGTTCTCTGCCGACAAGCTTTCCAAGGCAAACACGATGAAGTTGGAATCGGCCAAGGGTGACCGATACCTGTTTTGGCCCGTCGGGGAACCACTTCCAGAATTGAGATGA
- a CDS encoding alpha/beta hydrolase yields MLSFQMIFRVGCFAICLAGMAVAQTPKEPVSPEPTESGISYGDHRKQTLMFWKPTVATDGPSPCVFYIHGGGWRGGSQTDANLMGMLPQLLESGITVVSVQYRYIQDALAGHVTPPVKAPMSDCARALQFARYHSKRFGIDPDRMIAVGGSAGACTSLWLALHDDLKDPSSDDPIARQSTRLMGAAVIRPQTTLDPKQMREWTPNSWYGGHAFGRFAKTGDKKPAQFARFLAAREEILPWIKAYSPIEHVSSDDPPIYMYYSDVPKIGKKQGDPTHTSNFGIKLQERLEAAGVECELFYKGADVPHASVAAYLLDRLATQED; encoded by the coding sequence ATGCTTTCTTTTCAAATGATCTTCCGGGTGGGTTGCTTTGCAATTTGTCTCGCTGGAATGGCGGTCGCCCAAACGCCGAAGGAGCCCGTCTCGCCGGAACCAACCGAATCCGGGATTTCTTATGGGGATCATCGCAAGCAGACGTTGATGTTTTGGAAACCGACAGTTGCCACGGACGGTCCGTCGCCGTGCGTCTTTTACATTCATGGAGGAGGTTGGCGTGGCGGATCGCAGACGGATGCGAACTTGATGGGAATGTTGCCGCAGTTGTTGGAATCGGGGATCACTGTCGTTTCCGTTCAGTATCGGTACATCCAAGACGCTTTGGCGGGGCATGTCACACCGCCGGTCAAGGCACCGATGTCGGATTGTGCTCGTGCATTGCAGTTTGCTCGTTATCATTCGAAGCGATTTGGAATTGATCCGGATCGAATGATCGCGGTGGGGGGATCCGCTGGTGCGTGCACCTCGCTTTGGCTGGCATTGCACGACGACCTGAAGGATCCAAGCAGTGATGATCCGATTGCACGCCAGTCCACGCGTTTGATGGGTGCCGCGGTGATTCGTCCTCAAACCACGCTCGATCCCAAGCAAATGCGGGAGTGGACGCCGAACAGTTGGTATGGCGGGCATGCGTTCGGGCGGTTCGCGAAAACGGGGGACAAAAAGCCCGCTCAATTCGCGAGGTTTCTGGCGGCAAGAGAAGAGATTCTTCCGTGGATCAAGGCGTACTCGCCGATCGAGCATGTTTCGTCCGATGATCCGCCGATCTACATGTACTACAGCGACGTGCCGAAGATCGGGAAGAAACAAGGCGACCCGACGCACACCTCCAACTTTGGTATCAAGTTGCAGGAGCGATTGGAGGCAGCTGGCGTGGAGTGTGAACTGTTCTACAAGGGAGCCGACGTGCCTCATGCTTCGGTCGCAGCTTATCTGCTGGATCGCTTGGCGACCCAAGAAGACTGA
- a CDS encoding 3-keto-disaccharide hydrolase: MKLLSGARLTGVVAFFGLATLLVGTVHGESVPSGLLGDWSLDLSTAEPAWMRVEEQAGNPVVSLRIYVGSAGPYRDVEVSDGRVQFEIVKKSKGKRVSTTRVSVGLVNGELDGAMVRTRANREPERVTFTGTKISAMPADRPDLSKVRFGQPISLFNGKDMTGWTTHEPDKKNGWSVVDGVLQNNTPKTDFSATGDHANLKTEASFEDFWLHLEFLVGSQRNSGVYLRGMYEAQVVDRDSRMQGIQGVGAIFGEIPPSKNAGRAGGEWQTYDITLVDRHVTVVLNGEKVIDNQPISRPTAGAIHTNPDEPGPIYLQGDHTNVSYRNLYLAPVVQP; this comes from the coding sequence ATGAAGCTTCTTTCTGGTGCTCGTTTGACTGGCGTGGTCGCGTTCTTTGGCCTCGCAACACTCCTCGTGGGGACGGTTCATGGCGAATCCGTTCCATCGGGGTTGCTTGGTGATTGGTCGCTGGACCTGTCCACAGCCGAACCGGCTTGGATGAGAGTGGAAGAGCAGGCTGGCAATCCGGTTGTGTCATTGCGGATTTATGTGGGCTCGGCGGGGCCATACCGCGATGTCGAAGTGAGCGACGGACGCGTTCAGTTTGAGATTGTCAAGAAGTCGAAAGGCAAACGCGTGAGCACGACCCGTGTGAGCGTCGGGTTGGTGAACGGCGAGTTGGATGGTGCGATGGTGAGAACACGTGCCAATCGGGAACCAGAACGTGTGACCTTCACGGGGACGAAGATCTCTGCCATGCCTGCGGACCGTCCGGATCTTTCCAAGGTTCGGTTTGGGCAACCGATCAGCTTGTTCAATGGAAAGGACATGACTGGTTGGACCACTCATGAGCCGGACAAAAAGAATGGTTGGTCGGTGGTCGATGGCGTGCTGCAGAACAACACGCCGAAGACCGATTTCAGTGCGACCGGTGACCATGCCAATTTGAAAACAGAAGCATCGTTTGAGGACTTTTGGCTGCACCTTGAATTTCTCGTTGGGTCACAACGCAACAGCGGGGTCTACTTGCGAGGCATGTACGAGGCTCAAGTGGTGGACCGTGACAGCCGGATGCAAGGCATCCAAGGTGTGGGAGCGATCTTCGGCGAGATCCCACCTTCGAAGAACGCGGGGCGAGCAGGAGGCGAGTGGCAAACGTACGACATCACGTTGGTGGACCGTCACGTGACCGTGGTGCTCAACGGCGAGAAGGTCATCGACAACCAACCGATTTCGCGACCGACCGCGGGTGCGATCCACACAAACCCGGATGAGCCCGGTCCAATTTACTTGCAGGGCGACCACACCAATGTGTCGTATCGTAATCTTTACTTGGCTCCGGTGGTTCAGCCGTGA
- a CDS encoding DoxX family protein, protein MKQQFFLGSPKQVSYGLLALRVAFGCFMMVHGLQKVMGFSTISEGFPDPLGMGHQLSLVCAIATEVGCSILLILGLGTRVAVLGLAFTMFVALFLVHGSDPWKAKELAAVYLAIYAVIFITGPGEISLDQKLFGKRGTEEA, encoded by the coding sequence ATGAAACAACAATTCTTCCTTGGTTCGCCCAAACAGGTTTCCTATGGTTTGCTCGCCCTCCGCGTTGCGTTTGGTTGCTTCATGATGGTTCACGGCCTGCAAAAGGTCATGGGTTTTTCAACGATCTCGGAAGGATTCCCCGACCCGCTCGGCATGGGACATCAACTGAGCCTCGTGTGCGCCATCGCAACCGAAGTCGGGTGTTCCATCCTCTTGATCCTCGGCCTGGGAACACGCGTCGCGGTTCTGGGCCTCGCGTTCACAATGTTCGTCGCCTTGTTCTTGGTTCACGGCAGTGATCCGTGGAAGGCCAAAGAACTGGCCGCGGTCTACCTCGCAATCTACGCCGTGATCTTCATCACAGGCCCCGGCGAAATCTCGCTGGATCAAAAGCTGTTTGGGAAGCGTGGGACGGAAGAGGCCTAA
- a CDS encoding NYN domain-containing protein, whose protein sequence is MPEPSPHDSIALLIDADNAPAAKIDFVISELATYGVVNIRKAYGNWTKRGLEGWVKVLHEYAIAPTQCFDLIKGKNATDMTLLIDAMDILYTKQVQTFGLVSSDCDFTPLVRRLREDGKQVIGFGRQNSPEPFVQACSHFIYLDEDDNGKTPQNERRESSVSSLKKNTKLINTLRIAVKEAADDDGWAALGPVGAHISNQGPFNHRTYGFKKLSDMFEAIDLFEVKKSKQIGQASVRVRLKR, encoded by the coding sequence ATGCCTGAACCAAGCCCCCACGACAGCATCGCTCTGCTGATTGATGCTGACAACGCGCCCGCCGCAAAAATCGACTTCGTCATTTCAGAACTTGCCACCTACGGCGTGGTCAACATTCGAAAGGCCTACGGGAATTGGACCAAGCGAGGGTTGGAAGGTTGGGTCAAGGTGCTGCATGAATACGCGATTGCACCGACGCAGTGCTTTGATCTGATCAAGGGCAAGAACGCTACCGACATGACGTTGCTGATCGATGCGATGGACATCCTGTACACCAAACAGGTCCAGACGTTTGGTTTGGTCTCGTCAGACTGTGACTTCACGCCGCTCGTCCGCCGCTTGCGAGAAGATGGCAAGCAGGTCATCGGATTCGGGCGGCAGAACTCGCCGGAACCTTTCGTCCAGGCGTGTAGCCATTTCATCTACTTGGACGAAGATGACAATGGGAAAACACCGCAGAATGAGAGGAGGGAAAGCTCGGTTTCGTCGTTGAAAAAGAACACCAAGCTCATCAACACGCTTCGAATTGCAGTGAAGGAAGCCGCCGATGACGACGGATGGGCGGCACTCGGTCCGGTCGGAGCTCATATCTCGAACCAAGGTCCTTTCAACCATCGCACCTACGGATTTAAGAAACTCAGTGACATGTTTGAAGCAATCGATCTGTTCGAAGTCAAAAAGAGCAAACAAATCGGACAGGCTTCCGTTCGCGTCCGGCTGAAAAGATGA
- a CDS encoding SecDF P1 head subdomain-containing protein, producing MNQYSRATQEQLESNDGSARWLLGILIAVGVFFLVALVAGVTSLLSLQRTVPATQLVYSIQRSDSQPEFVTSEQMEVPLRRRMGELFGIGLEVNAVDDEQIEIILPTRDPTQIKIAKDLLVSAGVLRFLPIANPTRHASVFELVQQTTNAPTPQRDVQDQNGDVVGRWVTVGVEAEVTPSDQIAPLKVELNSPFVRNSRTGEVISLPEQILGQDSEGKIAQWIASQGIESIDVLAVVDRSQAVGGQDLSFAGATFDETGMPAVAFVFTDAGSKRMAALTTSNSPVGNRRTQLGVILDDQLLTAPNILSTIQREARITGNFTQSEVDSMVQILKAGQLPAKLNPTPVAESQTTMSYSLLDSFMQ from the coding sequence ATGAATCAATATAGCAGGGCTACCCAGGAACAACTGGAATCCAATGACGGATCTGCCCGCTGGCTGCTGGGCATTTTGATCGCAGTGGGCGTGTTTTTCTTGGTTGCGTTGGTGGCTGGTGTCACGTCCCTGTTGTCGCTGCAACGCACCGTGCCGGCGACCCAACTGGTGTACTCGATCCAGCGTTCCGACTCACAGCCCGAGTTTGTAACGAGCGAACAAATGGAAGTCCCGCTGCGACGTCGCATGGGCGAGTTGTTTGGCATCGGACTGGAGGTCAATGCCGTTGATGATGAGCAAATCGAGATCATTTTGCCGACCCGTGATCCAACCCAAATCAAGATTGCGAAGGACTTGCTGGTGTCCGCGGGCGTGCTGCGATTCCTTCCGATCGCCAATCCAACTCGGCACGCGTCAGTCTTTGAACTTGTCCAGCAAACCACCAATGCTCCAACACCCCAGCGGGACGTGCAGGATCAAAATGGAGACGTTGTTGGACGATGGGTCACCGTTGGCGTGGAAGCTGAAGTGACGCCGAGCGATCAAATCGCTCCGCTGAAGGTGGAATTGAACTCGCCCTTCGTGCGGAACTCCCGCACCGGCGAAGTCATTTCATTGCCCGAGCAGATTTTGGGGCAAGACAGCGAAGGCAAGATTGCGCAATGGATCGCCAGTCAAGGCATCGAGTCCATTGACGTCTTGGCGGTCGTGGACCGTTCGCAGGCGGTCGGTGGTCAAGACTTGTCGTTCGCTGGTGCAACGTTTGACGAGACTGGTATGCCGGCAGTGGCTTTTGTCTTCACGGATGCGGGGAGCAAGAGAATGGCGGCATTGACCACGTCCAACTCGCCGGTTGGCAACCGTCGCACGCAACTTGGTGTCATTCTGGATGATCAGCTTCTCACTGCCCCCAACATTCTATCGACCATCCAACGAGAGGCTCGAATCACGGGCAATTTCACACAGTCCGAAGTCGACTCCATGGTGCAAATTCTCAAAGCGGGACAGTTGCCAGCGAAGTTGAATCCGACACCAGTCGCGGAATCGCAAACAACCATGTCCTACTCGTTGCTGGACTCGTTCATGCAGTGA